The Fusobacterium pseudoperiodonticum DNA window TATTTATATAATTTAAAGAAAGTTATATAAATAGTATATATAATGTATATTGATAATTCATTTTTGTTTTGTTATAATTTGAAAATAGAATGATTATAATAGAACGTTTTTTCTGAAATAATGATTATTTTTATTTAAGGGAGGCTTATATGAAGAGGGATGATGTATTAAAGGATATTGAACAAAAATTGAGAGCTTTAGGTTATTCTGATGAAAAAGATTTAGAAATTCTAAAAAAATATTATTTTCAATTACTTCAAGAAGGAACAAGACCAAATGATATCAAAATTTCTGAAGAGGAGCAGGGAAAACTTTTAGATATATACAAAAAAAGAATAGAAAATGAAAAAAAGAAAGTAGATACAGAGAATATAATAGACAGTAATAAAATAAAAGTTGTTATTTCAACTGTGAGTTTAGCAAATGTAAGTTCTAATATATTAGAAGAGTTGCCACTTGAAAAAACTTTAAGACTTTGTAAAAATGTTAAAAATGTTTATTTATTCTATAGTAACGAAGCGTCAGAAAAATTTAAGTTAATAAAAGAAAAATTAAATAATAAAAATATAGAAGTCAATGCTAGAATGACAGATAAAGAAAAATTAACTTCTGAAAATATAATTAGTATGAGAGCTTTTTTGTTTGATACTTTAAAAGTTTTGAAAGAAAAAGGAATAAAGGAAGATGAAATATTAATAGATTTAACAGTTGGAATGAAACTTGCATCTATAGCAATGTATAAAATAGCTGTTGAGAATGGTATAAAGATTGTAAACTGGAAAGAAATATACTTCTCAAAATATAAAAAAAATGAAAATGAAGAATACAGTTTATCAAATGAAAGTTTCAGAATAGTTTTCAGTGCTATGTTTGAAATAATCAAAGAAATTTTAGTAGAAAATAAACAAATGTTATTAGATATAAATGCTTCAATAAAAAGAAAAGAATATCAAACAGTTGTAAGTCTATACAAAAAACTAGATAGAAAGAATGAAGAGTTATTTTTTAAAGAGATTTCAGAATTATTTAACAAAGAATTGCTTTTGGATTTAAATGTAGGAAAATTTTCTAATAAGTTGAAAGATTTTGTTGAAACAATATTAGCACATAAGGAATTTCCAGAATATTTTAAAGAAAAAATAAAAAATCTTATGATTTATTTGCAAATTGTCTCAGACTTTGATGTAAAGGACTTAGAAGATTATAATAAAGAATTTGTAAAAGAGTTAAAATTAAAATATGAAGAATATAAAGATAAAAATAGTGAAGATGCAGATGTAGGAGATTTCCTTGTAGAGTACTATTGTAAAAAAATGAAAAATTTAGATATAACAGATGAGGATTTAGAAATTCTTACTTTTGATGAAGAACTATTAAGTGATATAGAAGAAACTTTAGAGGAAGAAGATGAAATATACTATTTACCAGAAACTTATTCTTTAAAAAATCTATATCTTTATTTAATTGGAATAAACATAGCTGAACCTTTAATGAGTGTAAAAAAAATATTATTCACAGACGAAATAAAAAAAGTAACTAAGAAATCTATATATGAAAAATTATTCTTTGAAACAGATTTGGAATCATACTATGAAAAGAAACTTTTCGAGGAAAATAAAGAGCAATATGAAAGAATCAAGAATTTAATTTCACTAAGTGATTTATTAGAAAAAGTTGACAATTCATTAACTTATGAAAATAGTATTTTAAAAATATCTAAATATGATATTGTGGTTGACTTAGAAAAAGAAGGAATAAAATTAAATGATTTCCATGAAACAGTTATGGATTTACTTCTAAAAGAAGAAATTTTAACAAATGATAAATTAAGAAGCTTAGGAGAAAGTTTAACAGAAACAACTTTTAATAAATATAAGAGTATCTTTAATAAAAGTATAGTTGCAAAATTAAATGAAATAATAGTAAGAAAATTGAGGGAAAATAATTATTTAAAAATGGATGAAACTGAAGACTTTATTAAGACTAGACATCAAAATAAAGTTAGTAATCAAGATTGGGCTTATAAAATAAATGAAAAATTTATTTAAAACATATTAACATATTGAATTTTAAGGAGGTTTATCTATGTCAAGAGTATTAATAGCTGGAATTGGTGGGGGAAAAAACAAAGAAACTGGAACTTACAGAGTTGCTAATTACAAAATAGAAGATAAGGTTTATGAAAAAAGAAGTTTTATTACTTCTGCACTTGAAGAACATTATGAAATTGATAAAACTATTTTTATTGGAACAACAGGATCAATGTGGGATAATCTATACGAGTACTATTGCAATAGATATGATAAAGAATATGATGAAAACTATCATCTTGAATTAATGGGAGTTATAGATAATGCTACAATGGATACAGATATATACAGTCTTAATATAGCTAAATTTAATGAAACTTTTAAAAATAAGATTTTGGCAATAGTTACAAAATATGGAATGAACGAATTAGAAATTTTTGAAAATTTTAATCTTATAATACAACTACAAAATGAACTTAAAGATGGAGATGAAGTATACTTAGATATTACACATTCTTTTAGATCTAATGCTTTTTGGATGTTTTTAGTTATGAATTATTTAACAGATGTTGAAGATAAAAAAATCACAGTTAAAGCTATCACTTATGGAATGTTAGAAGCTCAAAAAGAAGGAGTTGCTCCTGTTGTTGACTTAAATGCTTTCTATAAGATTTTACAATGGATAAAAGGGGCTAACAATTTCAAAAACTATGGAAATAGCTATTTAATCGAACAAAATATAGAAAATGAAAAATTGTCTAAGAAATTAAGAAACTTCTCTGATGCTCTTAATATGAATTATATAGCTTCTTTAAGACAAAGTATTAATTCACTAAAAAAACTAGAAGAAGATATCGAAAATCTTGATGGACCAGCTAAATTAATAATTCCAAAAGTTATAAAGGATTTTATGGATAGATTCGCAACTGAAGAAAAGGATTATTTATTCCAAGCCGAACTAGCAAAATGGCATTTTGAACAAAAAAGATATGCTATGGCATATATAAATATTAATGAATCAATAATAGGTTTTATAATGGATGCTTTAGATCTACCACTTTTAACTGGTGATAAGAAAAAAGATGAAAATAAATTGGCAAAAGATTGGTTAAATATGATAATAAGTAGACATGAAACAAATAAAATTTATCCAAATTTCAAGGTAGATAAAGATAATCAAGAATTACATGAGTATATAAAAATCTTTGAGCACAGTAGAAGAGTTAGAAATGAAATTGCTCACTCTATAGGTGGAAAAGATAGTGCTGTTAATGATATAAATAGCTTAAAAAATTATTGTGAAAAAATTATAGATTTATTGAAAAATAGAGATTTTATCATAAAAAAAGATGAGGAACTAGGTTTTTCAAAAAAATTGCTTAAAAATTTGTAATGGAGGAAAAATGAAAAAAATAATTTTATTATTTTCACACACTTTAACAGAGCCACAAATAAAAGAATTAAAAGAAGAATGGAATTGTAATGAAATTATATATATGCCAGATGAATTAAAAAGCAAATGGATGGGTGTAACAGATGACATAGATATAAATCAATTCAAAAAGTTTCTTTTAGATAATCTTCAAAAAGGGGATTATGTTCTAATTCAAGGTGAATGGGGCTTAACATATAATATGATAAATTTTGCTAAAAAGAATAACTTTATACCTCTATATGCAGGAACTATAAGAAAAGTTACAGAGTATAAAGAAGGAGATAAAGTCATAAAAAATTCTGTTTTTTCACACACAAAATTTAAAAAATATTAAACTAAAAAGATGGGAGCTTTATTTGCTTCCATTTTTTTTAAATAAAAATAAATTTAGTTAACAAAATTTCATTTTATATGTTAAAATATTATAGTTAATGAGGTGATAAAATGGAAAAGAATATACCCCAACACATTGCTATAATAATGGATGGTAATGGAAGATGGGCAAAGAAAAGAGGTTTAGCTAGAAGTTTTGGACATATGGAAGGTGCAAAATCATTAAGAAGAGCCTTAGAGTATTTTACTGAAATAGGTGTAAAATATTTAACTGTCTATGCCTTTTCAACTGAAAATTGGTCTAGACCAAAAGATGAAGTTTCAACTCTTATGAAGTTATTTTTAAAATATATAAAAAGTGAAAGAAAAAACATGATGAAAAATAAGATTCGTTTTTTTGTTTCAGGTAGAAAAAATAATATTCCTGAGAAGTTATTAAATGAAATTGAAAAATTAAAAGAAGAAACAAAAAATAATGATAAAATAACTTTAAATATAGCATTTAACTACGGAAGTAGAGCAGAAATAATAGATGCAGTAAATGATATTATTAAGGATGGAAAAGAAAATATAACAGAGGAAGATTTTTCTAAATATCTATATAATGATTTTCCAGATCCAGACTTGTTGATAAGAACAAGTGGAGAAATGAGAATATCTAATTTCTTGTTGTGGCAAATAGCTTATTCAGAACTTTATATTACAGATACTCTTTGGCCTGATTTTGATGAAAAAGAAATAGACAAGGCTATAGAAAGTTACAATCAAAGAGATAGAAGATTTGGAGGAGTAAAAAATGTTTAAATGGAATAGAATTTTAGTAGCACTGATAGGAGTTCCATTATTATTCTTTGTCTATATGGGAGAGGCCTTTTTTCATATGAATCTTCAAGGTTTACCTATGTTAATATTTACTAATTTAGTTGTTGCCATAGGAACATATGAATTCTATAAGATGGTAAAAATATCAGGAAAAGAAGTTTATGATAAATTTGGGATTTTAGTTTCAATTATAATTCCAAACTTAATTTATTTAGCAAACAGAAGTAAGTATCTAGATCAAAGTATGGTAGGACTTGTTATAATAATTGCAACTATGTCACTACTTATATATAGAGTTTTTAGAAATCAGATAAAAGGAACATTGGAAAAAGTTTCTTTTACAATTTTAGGAATAGTATATGTATCTGTATTTTTCTCTCAAATTATAAATCTTTATTTCTTAGGAGCAATATTTCCTTTTGTTTTACAAGTTTTGGTTTGGATATCAGATACAGCAGCAGGAATAGTAGGAGTTGCAATAGGAAGAAAATTCTTTAAAAATGGTTTTACAGAAATAAGTCCAAAAAAATCTGTTGAAGGTGCTTTAGGTTCAATTATTTTTACAGCTATTGCTTTTGTAGGAATTGTTTCATATTTTGAAAAAATCAAAGATGTTAGTTTAGAAGAAGGTGTTGTAGCCTTCTTAATAGGAGCCTTTATATCAGTTGTGGCTCAAATTGGAGATTTAATAGAATCTCTATTTAAAAGAGAATGTGGTGTTAAAGATTCAGGAACTATACTTATGGGACATGGAGGAATATTAGATAGATTTGATAGTATGATACTAGTATTACCTTTTGTAACTGTAGTTATATATTTCTTTCATTTATGTATTAGCTATAAATATGGAATTTAGATAAGGGAATGAGAAAAATGAAAAAGATTTTAATTCTAGGTTCAACTGGAAGTATAGGAACAAGTGCTTTAGAACTTATTAGAAATAATAGAGAAGAATATCAAGTTGTTGCTATAAGTGGTAATAGAAATATAGAGTTGCTTAAGAAACAAATTGAAGAATTTAAACCTTTAGCTATATATGTAGGTGCTGAAGAAGAAGCTGTGAAAATTAAAAATGAATATCCTTTTATAGAAGATATCTATTTTGGAGAAAATGGTTTAGCAGAACTTGCAAAGAATAGTGACTATGATATTATATTGACAGCAGTAAGTGGGGCTATAGGTATAGATGCCACAGTGGAGGCTATAAAAAGAGAAAAGAGAATTGCTCTTGCAAATAAAGAAACTATGGTATCAGCTGGGACATATATAAATAGACTTTTAAAAGAATATCCAAAGGCAGAAATTATTCCTGTAGACAGTGAACATTCAGCTTTATTTCAATCTCTACAAGGTTTTAAAAAAGAAAATGTAAAAAAATTAATAATCACTGCAAGTGGTGGAACATTTAGAGGAAAGACTTTAGAATTTTTAGAAAATGTAACAGTGGAAGAAGCTTTAAAACATCCAAATTGGTCTATGGGAAAGAAAATTACTATAGACTCTTCAACTTTGGTGAATAAAGGACTTGAAGTTATAGAAGCTCATGAGCTTTTCAATGTGGCTTATGATGATATAGAAGTTGTTGTACATCCACAAAGTATAATACACTCTATGGTTGAATATGTAGATGGTAGTATTATAGCTCAAATGGGAGTTCCTAGTATGAAAACTCCAATACTATATGCTTTTTCTTATCCGGAAAAAGAATTCAATGCATCGATAGATTTTTTAGATTTAATAAAAACTAAAACTTTAACTTTTGAGGAAGCAGATAGAAAGGTATTTAAAGGTATAGACTTAGCATATAGAGCAGGGAGAACAGGAGAAACTATGCCAACTGTTTTCAATGCAGCAAATGAAGTTGCAGTTGAGCTATTTATGAAGAAAAAAATAAAATTCTTAGATATATATAGAATAATTGAAGAAGCTATGGATAGTCATAAACTTATATCTTTAGATACAGATGAAGCTTTATCTATTATTAAGGAAGTTGACAGAGAAACTAGAAGGAAAGTGAGAGAGCAATGGGAAAAATAATAGTCATTGAAGGAACAGATTCAAGTGGAAAAGAAACTCAAACTAAATTACTCTATGAAAGAGTAAAGAAAATATATGATAAAACTATAAAAATATCTTTTCCTAATTATGATAGTCCAGCTTGTGAGCCGGTGAAGATGTACTTAGCTGGGAAATTTGGAACAGATGCAACTAAGGTAAATCCTTATCCTGTGTCTACTATGTATGCCATAGATAGATACGCTTCATTTAAGCAAGATTGGGAAAAATTCTATCTTGATGATTATTTAATAATAACTGATAGATATGTAACTTCAAATATGATTCACCAAGCTTCAAAAATAAAAGATATAGAAGCTAAAGATGAGTATTTAAATTGGTTAGTAGATTTAGAATATAGGAAAAATGAAATACCAGAACCAGATATAGTTATCTTTTTGAAGATGCCAACAGATAAGGCTAAAGAGCTTATGGAAAACAGAAAAAATAAGATAGATGGTTCAGAAAAAAAAGATATACATGAAGTGAATGAAGATTATTTAAAAAAATCTTATGATAATGCAACAGCTATTTCAAAAAAATATTCTTGGTGTGAAATAGAATGTGTTGAAGATAATAAAATTAAAACTATTGAAAGAATAAATGATGAAATTTTCTCTAAAATAGAAGAGTTAATAAAATAAATATGTTTAATGGAAGTGAGATTACTATCTAGTAGTCTCTTAGTTGGGAGGATAAATGACATTTTTAATTGCAGTTGCCATGCTGGGTTTAATAATATTTGTGCATGAGCTAGGACATTTTTTAACTGCGAAATTTTTTAAAATGCCTGTGAGTGAATTTTCAATAGGTATGGGACCACAAGTCTTTTCGCTTGATACAAAAGAAACAACATATTCCTTTAGAGCCATTCCAATAGGAGGATATGTTAATATTGAAGGAATGGAAGTGGGGAGCCAAGTTGAGAATGGTTTTAATTCTAAACCTGCATATCAAAGATTTATAGTTCTTTTTGCAGGAGTTTTTATGAATTTCTTGACAGCTTTCTTAATTATATTCTCAATTGCTCAAATGAACGGTAGAATGGAATATGAAGAAAAAGCTATTATAGGTGCTCTAGTAAAAGGTGGAGCAAATGAACAAATATTAAAAGTTGATGATAAAATTTTAGAACTAGATGGTAAAAAAATAACTTTATGGGCAGATATACCTGAAGTTACAAAAGAAGCTTTAGATAAAAAAGAACTTTCTGCTATAATTGAAAGAGATGGAAAAGAAGAAAAACTAGTTTTAAAATTGACAAAAGATGAAGAAAATAATAGAGTAGTTCTAGGAATATCTCCAAAATCTAAAAAAACAAATCTTTCTTTTACTGAAAGTCTAATCTTTGCAAAAAATTCTTTTGTATCTATTTTAAAAGATACAGTAGGAGGGCTTTTTACACTTTTTTCAGGAAAAGCTGACTTAAAAGAAATCAGTGGTCCAGTAGGAATACTTAAAGTTGTGGGAGAAGTATCAAAATTTGGTTGGACTTCTATAGCAAGTTTAGCTGTTATTCTTTCTATAAATATAGGAGTTTTAAATTTATTACCTATACCAGCACTTGATGGAGGAAGAATAATTTTTGTGCTTTTAGAACTTTTTAGAATAAAAGTTAATAAAAAATGGGAAGAAAACTTGCATAAATTCGGTATGGTTGTCTTATTATTTTTTATTGTTATGATTAGTGTTAATGATGTCTGGAAACTTTTTAATTAATTTTTCTTGAAAAAATACAAATAATCGGTTATAATACATTATGATATTAAATTAAAAAATTGATTTGTTTTGGAAAAGGAGGAATAAATATGAAAAATGCAATATTAGCAATTTCAGAAAAGAAGGAAATACTAAAACAAATAAGAAAAGAACTAGCAGAAAAATATGAAGTAATTACCTTCAATAATTTATTAGATGCAATAGATATGGTAAGAGAAAGTGACTTTGATTTAGTCTTACTAGACAATGCTTTGGAAGGAGTTACAGTAGGAGAAGCTAAGAAAAAATTAGCTAGTATAGGAAAAGAGTTCGTAACTATAGCCCTAGTAGATGAAGTAAATGCTGAAACAACAAAAGAATTAGAAAATTCTGGAATCTTTGCTTATTTATTAAAACCAATAAAAGTTGAAGATTTAGATGCAATAATCCTACCTTCTTTAAATGGTTTAGAACTAATAAAAGAAAATAAAAGATTAGAAGAAAAATTAGCTGTGTTAGAAGAAGATACAGATATAATAGGACAATCTGCTAAGATTAAAGATGTTAGAAATCTTATAGAAAAAATAGCAGATAATGACTTACCAGTTTTAATAGTTGGAGAAACTGGAACAGGTAAAGATATAATAGCTAAAGAAATTCACAAAAAAAGTGAAAGAAATAAAGGAAGATATGCTCAAATAAGCTGTGCTTTATATCCAGGTGAACTTATTGAAAGAGAACTATTTGGTTATGAAAGAGGGGCTTTCATGGGAGCTAATGCGAGTAAAAAAGGACTTTTAGAAGAAATTGATGGAGGAACAATATACATTGAAGATATTTCTAAAATGGATATAAAAATTCAGTCAAGATTCCTAAAAGCTATTGAATATGGTGAATTCAAAAGAGTTGGAGGAACAAAAGTAAGAAAAACTAATGTTAGATTCCTAGTTGGAACTGATATAGACTTAAAACAAGAAACAGAAAAAGGTAAGTTTAGAAAAGATTTATATCATAGACTAACAGCTTTAACTATAGAAGTTCCACCTTTAAGAGAAAGAAAAGAAGATATTCCTGTACTAGCTAACTACTTCTTAAACAAGATAGTTAGAATATTACATAAAGAAACTCCAGTTATTTCAGGAGAAGCTATGAAATTCTTAATGGAATACTACTATCCAGGAAATATTATGGAACTTAAAAACTTAATTGAAAGAATGGCATTATTATCTAAAGATAAAATTTTAGATGTAGATCAATTACCATTAGAAATTAAGACTAAATCTGACATCGTTGAAAATAAAACAGTTGTTGGAGTAGGACCATTAAAAGAAATATTAGAACAAGAAATTTATAGTTTAGAAGAAGTAGAAAGAGTTGTAATTGCTATAGCATTACAAAAAACTAGATGGAATAAACAAGAAACATCTAAGATCCTAGGTATAGGAAGAACAACTTTGTATGAAAAAATTAGAAAATATGGTTTAGATACAAAGTAAAATAACTAAAGTGAGGGAAAATAAATGTCAATAAGAAAATTTCGTAAACAGATGAAACCTTTTATCATTGTACTAACAGTTGTTTTTATACTATCTCTAGCATATGGAGGATATGAAAGTTTTAGAACAAGTAGAGCTAATAAAAAAGCTCAAGAAGCAATGCTTTTAAATAAAGATTATATACAAAAAATTGATATAGAAAGAGCAAAGCAAGAAGTTTCAAGAGCGTATGCAGAAACAGTTGACAAGGATATAGTAGATATAATTGCATTTAATGATGTTATAGATAAAAAATTAACATTAGATCTTGCAAAAAGTCTAAAAGTAAAGGTTCCTAGTTCTGAAGTTAATGCACAATACGAAGAGCTTGAATCTTCTATGGGAGATAAAGAACAATTTAGAAGAATGTTACAAGTTCAAGGGCTTACTAAAGATTCTTTAAAGAAGAGAATAGAAGAAAATTTATTAATGCAAAAAACTAGAGAAGAGTTTTCAAAAAATATAAATCCTACAGATGAAGAAATAAATGCTTACATGTCATTATATTCTATCCCAAGTGATAAGAAAGAAGATGCAATAAGTCTTTATAAAATGGAAAAAGGTGAAGAAGCATTTAAGTTAGCTTTAATTAAAGCTAGAAAAGAAATGCAAATAAAGGATTTAGCTCCTGAATATGAAAATTTAGTTGAAAAAGTTTCTTATGAAGAAGATGGATTTAAAGTAACAAATCTTGATTTAGCTAAAATTATGGCTACTTTCATGGTAAATCAAAAAGCAACTAAAGAACAAGCAGAAGAATTAGCAAAAAATATGATAGCTAAACAAATAAAAGTTGCTAAAATGGCAAAAGAAAAAGGTGTTAAAGTAAACGAAGAATTAGACCTTATGTCTCAATTACAAGAATATACTGTAGGGCTTTCTGAAAAAGTAAGAGAAGAAATAAAACCTACTGATGCAGAATTGGAAAGTTTCTTTAATGCAAATAAATCTAGATATAATATACCTGAAACAGCTGATGCAAAATTAATTTTCATAACTGTTAAATCAACTAAAGAAGATGATGCAGTAGCAAAAGCAGAAGCTGAAAAATTATTAGCTGAGTTGACACCTGAAAACTTTAGTGAAAAAGGAAAGAGTATAGGAAATAATCAAGATATTATCTATCAAGATTTAGGAACTTTTGGAAAACAAGCAATGGTTAAAGAATTCGAAGAAGCATTGAAAGATGTTCCTTCAAATACTGTAATAAATAAAGTTATAAAAACAAAATTTGGTTATCATGTTGTTTATGTAAAGAAAAATGATAATAATCAACAATGGTCAGCTGAACATATTTTAATCGTTCCATATCCATCTGATAAAACAGTTGCAGAAAAACTTGAAAAGTTAGAAAAACTTAAGGCTGATATAGAAGCTGGAACTTTAGCTTTAAATGATAAAATAGATGAAGATGTAATTCAAAGTTTTGATGCAAAAGGTATAACTCCAGATGGAATAATTCCAGATTTTGTTTATAGTCCTGAAATAGCAAAAGCAGTCTATGAAACTCCTTTAAATAAAGTTGGAATAATAAATCCTAATAAAGCTACTATAGTAGTTTTCCAAAAAACTAAGGAAGTTAAAGCAGAAGAAGCTAATTTCACTAAATTAAAAGAAGAAGTTAAAAAAGATTATATAAATAGACAAGTTGGAGAATATATGTCAAAGTTATTCTAAGACTAAAGGGGTTGTTGTGATACAATAGCCCCTTTTGTATCTTATTTTTGGAGGGATTATGTATTTTAGAAATGAGGATATAGAAAAATTACTAGATAGTTTGAGAATAGAAGAAGTTGTTGGAGAATTTGTTGATTTAAAAAAATCAGGTTCAAGCTATAAAGGCCTATGTCCTTTTCATGCTGATACCAATCCATCATTTTCAGTAAAACCTGAAAAAAAGATATGTAAATGCTTTGTTTGTGGTTCTGGTGGAAATGCTATAAATTTTTACTCAAAAATAAAAAATATTTCCTATATGGAAGCAGTAAAAGAACTAGCACAAAAATATAGAGTTAATATAAAAGAGTACAATGCTAAAAATACAGATATAGATAATGAGAAATTCTATCAAATTATGGAAGATAGCCATAATTTTTTTATGGATAAGATATTTGCACAAGAATCAAGAACAGCATTGAATTATCTTTCAAATAGAGGTTTAGATACAGATTTAATAAAAGAACATAGACTTGGTTATGCCCCTGCAAAGTGGTCAGAACTATATGATTTTTTGAAGGAAAAAAATTACAGTGATGAAGATTTATTAACTTTAGGTCTTATAAAACAGAATGAAGAAGGAAGAATTTATGATACTTTTAGAAATAGAATAATCTTCCCTATATACTCTATTAGTAATAGAATAATAGCTTTTGGAGGAAGAAGTTTAGAAAAAGATGATACTATACCAAAGTATATAAACTCACCAGATACTCCTATTTTTAAAAAAGGTAAAAATATTTATGGTATTGAAAGAGCTTCCAATATAAGAAATAAAAATTATTCCATTTTAATGGAAGGATACATGGACGTATTGTCTGCTAATATTTTTGACTTTGATACTAGTATTGCTCCTTTAGGAACAGCTTTAACAGTAGAGCAAGCTCAGTTAATTAAAAGATACTCATCTAATATTTTGCTATCTTTTGATATGGATAAGG harbors:
- the csx2 gene encoding TIGR02221 family CRISPR-associated protein; protein product: MSRVLIAGIGGGKNKETGTYRVANYKIEDKVYEKRSFITSALEEHYEIDKTIFIGTTGSMWDNLYEYYCNRYDKEYDENYHLELMGVIDNATMDTDIYSLNIAKFNETFKNKILAIVTKYGMNELEIFENFNLIIQLQNELKDGDEVYLDITHSFRSNAFWMFLVMNYLTDVEDKKITVKAITYGMLEAQKEGVAPVVDLNAFYKILQWIKGANNFKNYGNSYLIEQNIENEKLSKKLRNFSDALNMNYIASLRQSINSLKKLEEDIENLDGPAKLIIPKVIKDFMDRFATEEKDYLFQAELAKWHFEQKRYAMAYININESIIGFIMDALDLPLLTGDKKKDENKLAKDWLNMIISRHETNKIYPNFKVDKDNQELHEYIKIFEHSRRVRNEIAHSIGGKDSAVNDINSLKNYCEKIIDLLKNRDFIIKKDEELGFSKKLLKNL
- the csx20 gene encoding CRISPR-associated protein Csx20; translation: MKKIILLFSHTLTEPQIKELKEEWNCNEIIYMPDELKSKWMGVTDDIDINQFKKFLLDNLQKGDYVLIQGEWGLTYNMINFAKKNNFIPLYAGTIRKVTEYKEGDKVIKNSVFSHTKFKKY
- a CDS encoding isoprenyl transferase, giving the protein MEKNIPQHIAIIMDGNGRWAKKRGLARSFGHMEGAKSLRRALEYFTEIGVKYLTVYAFSTENWSRPKDEVSTLMKLFLKYIKSERKNMMKNKIRFFVSGRKNNIPEKLLNEIEKLKEETKNNDKITLNIAFNYGSRAEIIDAVNDIIKDGKENITEEDFSKYLYNDFPDPDLLIRTSGEMRISNFLLWQIAYSELYITDTLWPDFDEKEIDKAIESYNQRDRRFGGVKNV
- a CDS encoding phosphatidate cytidylyltransferase, with the translated sequence MFKWNRILVALIGVPLLFFVYMGEAFFHMNLQGLPMLIFTNLVVAIGTYEFYKMVKISGKEVYDKFGILVSIIIPNLIYLANRSKYLDQSMVGLVIIIATMSLLIYRVFRNQIKGTLEKVSFTILGIVYVSVFFSQIINLYFLGAIFPFVLQVLVWISDTAAGIVGVAIGRKFFKNGFTEISPKKSVEGALGSIIFTAIAFVGIVSYFEKIKDVSLEEGVVAFLIGAFISVVAQIGDLIESLFKRECGVKDSGTILMGHGGILDRFDSMILVLPFVTVVIYFFHLCISYKYGI
- the dxr gene encoding 1-deoxy-D-xylulose-5-phosphate reductoisomerase — encoded protein: MKKILILGSTGSIGTSALELIRNNREEYQVVAISGNRNIELLKKQIEEFKPLAIYVGAEEEAVKIKNEYPFIEDIYFGENGLAELAKNSDYDIILTAVSGAIGIDATVEAIKREKRIALANKETMVSAGTYINRLLKEYPKAEIIPVDSEHSALFQSLQGFKKENVKKLIITASGGTFRGKTLEFLENVTVEEALKHPNWSMGKKITIDSSTLVNKGLEVIEAHELFNVAYDDIEVVVHPQSIIHSMVEYVDGSIIAQMGVPSMKTPILYAFSYPEKEFNASIDFLDLIKTKTLTFEEADRKVFKGIDLAYRAGRTGETMPTVFNAANEVAVELFMKKKIKFLDIYRIIEEAMDSHKLISLDTDEALSIIKEVDRETRRKVREQWEK
- a CDS encoding dTMP kinase, yielding MGKIIVIEGTDSSGKETQTKLLYERVKKIYDKTIKISFPNYDSPACEPVKMYLAGKFGTDATKVNPYPVSTMYAIDRYASFKQDWEKFYLDDYLIITDRYVTSNMIHQASKIKDIEAKDEYLNWLVDLEYRKNEIPEPDIVIFLKMPTDKAKELMENRKNKIDGSEKKDIHEVNEDYLKKSYDNATAISKKYSWCEIECVEDNKIKTIERINDEIFSKIEELIK
- a CDS encoding M50 family metallopeptidase; translated protein: MTFLIAVAMLGLIIFVHELGHFLTAKFFKMPVSEFSIGMGPQVFSLDTKETTYSFRAIPIGGYVNIEGMEVGSQVENGFNSKPAYQRFIVLFAGVFMNFLTAFLIIFSIAQMNGRMEYEEKAIIGALVKGGANEQILKVDDKILELDGKKITLWADIPEVTKEALDKKELSAIIERDGKEEKLVLKLTKDEENNRVVLGISPKSKKTNLSFTESLIFAKNSFVSILKDTVGGLFTLFSGKADLKEISGPVGILKVVGEVSKFGWTSIASLAVILSINIGVLNLLPIPALDGGRIIFVLLELFRIKVNKKWEENLHKFGMVVLLFFIVMISVNDVWKLFN
- a CDS encoding sigma-54-dependent transcriptional regulator — protein: MKNAILAISEKKEILKQIRKELAEKYEVITFNNLLDAIDMVRESDFDLVLLDNALEGVTVGEAKKKLASIGKEFVTIALVDEVNAETTKELENSGIFAYLLKPIKVEDLDAIILPSLNGLELIKENKRLEEKLAVLEEDTDIIGQSAKIKDVRNLIEKIADNDLPVLIVGETGTGKDIIAKEIHKKSERNKGRYAQISCALYPGELIERELFGYERGAFMGANASKKGLLEEIDGGTIYIEDISKMDIKIQSRFLKAIEYGEFKRVGGTKVRKTNVRFLVGTDIDLKQETEKGKFRKDLYHRLTALTIEVPPLRERKEDIPVLANYFLNKIVRILHKETPVISGEAMKFLMEYYYPGNIMELKNLIERMALLSKDKILDVDQLPLEIKTKSDIVENKTVVGVGPLKEILEQEIYSLEEVERVVIAIALQKTRWNKQETSKILGIGRTTLYEKIRKYGLDTK